The Streptococcus toyakuensis genome has a window encoding:
- a CDS encoding DNA cytosine methyltransferase: protein MRVIELFAGAGGLALGIEKAGFEAIGLIEFDKAAAATLKHNRPSWNVIHDDIANISSLDLEEYFNIKKGELELLSGGAPCQAFSYAGKRLGLEDARGTLFYHYAIFLNKLQPKMFVFENVRGLVSHDHGKTFRTIMDIFSDEGYTVKWKVLNAWDYGVAQKRERMIMVGVRNDLADIISFDYPEPHEYKPVLRDILLDSPPSVGAQYSDYKRKIFELVPPGGYWRDIPEDIAKEYMKSTWDMTGGRTGILRRMSLDEPSLTVLTSPTQKQTERCHPLEARPFTVRENARIQSFPDDWIFQGSIGNQYKQVGNAVPVNLAYEVGIKIKESLEQL, encoded by the coding sequence GTGAGAGTTATTGAATTATTTGCAGGTGCAGGTGGTTTGGCACTTGGAATAGAAAAAGCTGGATTCGAAGCCATTGGTTTGATTGAGTTTGATAAAGCAGCAGCGGCAACATTGAAACACAACAGACCTAGTTGGAATGTCATTCATGATGATATTGCAAATATTTCATCTCTTGATTTGGAGGAATATTTTAATATAAAAAAGGGAGAACTAGAACTGTTGAGCGGAGGTGCTCCCTGCCAAGCTTTTTCTTATGCTGGGAAACGTTTAGGTTTAGAGGATGCTCGAGGTACATTATTCTACCACTATGCAATATTTCTAAATAAACTTCAACCGAAAATGTTTGTTTTTGAAAATGTACGTGGCCTAGTTTCTCATGATCATGGAAAAACATTTCGAACTATTATGGATATTTTTTCGGATGAAGGTTACACGGTTAAATGGAAGGTTTTAAATGCCTGGGATTATGGAGTGGCTCAGAAACGTGAACGTATGATTATGGTTGGGGTTAGAAATGACTTAGCTGATATTATTTCGTTTGATTATCCAGAACCACATGAATATAAGCCAGTATTGAGAGATATATTATTAGATAGTCCGCCTAGTGTTGGTGCACAATATTCTGATTACAAGAGAAAAATTTTTGAATTAGTTCCCCCAGGTGGCTATTGGCGTGATATTCCAGAAGATATTGCAAAAGAGTATATGAAGTCAACTTGGGATATGACTGGGGGCAGGACAGGTATTTTGAGAAGAATGAGTTTAGATGAGCCATCTTTAACAGTTTTAACATCTCCTACCCAAAAACAAACAGAACGTTGCCATCCATTGGAGGCTCGTCCTTTTACAGTTCGTGAAAATGCTCGCATTCAAAGTTTTCCAGATGATTGGATATTCCAAGGGAGCATAGGAAATCAATATAAGCAAGTGGGGAATGCTGTTCCAGTTAACTTGGCTTATGAAGTGGGTATAAAAATAAAAGAAAGTTTGGAGCAACTATGA
- a CDS encoding Eco47II family restriction endonuclease — translation MTWDLDFISEEDFLKHVQDTISKYGEKLKSFDLKRFNKNIVDPVKLIFDKSVYRSSWDEIISNEIFRQRDKSNNNDIGYFHQTIFRYMRNCRVPDNGKEGGWDVIYENPGGISLPDGSRVSRIYVEMKNKHNTMNSASSGKTFIKMQNQLLKDDDCACFLVEAISKQSQNIKWEPKVDGEKVGHKFIRRVSLDQFYFMVTGEKDAFYKMCMNLPSVAEKAVEKMGTEIVPNDTVFEEIIMKAEGNIEDDSELAVARVIYLLGFSTYLGFDRT, via the coding sequence ATGACTTGGGATTTAGATTTTATTAGTGAAGAAGATTTTTTAAAACATGTTCAAGATACTATTTCGAAGTATGGTGAAAAATTGAAATCTTTTGATTTGAAACGATTTAATAAGAATATTGTAGATCCTGTAAAACTAATTTTTGATAAGTCGGTTTATCGTAGTTCTTGGGATGAAATTATTAGTAATGAAATTTTTCGCCAAAGAGATAAGTCAAATAATAATGATATTGGCTATTTCCATCAAACTATTTTCAGATATATGAGGAATTGTCGTGTCCCAGATAATGGAAAAGAAGGTGGCTGGGATGTTATATACGAGAATCCAGGAGGAATTTCTTTACCTGATGGTTCGCGTGTAAGTAGAATTTATGTTGAAATGAAAAATAAGCACAATACTATGAATTCTGCATCATCAGGGAAGACTTTTATCAAGATGCAAAATCAGTTATTGAAGGATGACGATTGTGCCTGTTTCTTGGTCGAAGCGATTTCAAAGCAATCTCAAAATATTAAATGGGAACCTAAAGTTGACGGGGAAAAAGTTGGTCACAAATTTATTCGTAGAGTTAGCCTGGATCAATTTTATTTCATGGTAACGGGTGAAAAAGATGCTTTTTATAAGATGTGTATGAATTTACCGTCAGTAGCTGAGAAGGCAGTAGAAAAAATGGGAACAGAGATCGTGCCAAATGATACTGTTTTTGAAGAAATCATTATGAAAGCAGAAGGAAATATTGAAGATGATAGTGAATTGGCAGTTGCAAGAGTGATCTATCTTCTAGGATTTTCAACTTATTTAGGTTTTGATAGAACATGA
- the fic gene encoding protein adenylyltransferase Fic, translating to MDNKLGTTNSAQLADAEEKLTKKQAALLFQTGDLFKMEVGTFAGLSAIHHYLFSGIYDFAGKIRDVNIAKDNFQFAPRIFLEQSLQYIDKLPHDNFDQVVDKYADMNIAHPFREGNGRTMRIWLDCMLREKLGKVVDWNAIDKNEYLNAMKRSAVSTGELKYLILNNLTDDLSQTSFFKGVDASYYYEGYSLYQTGEL from the coding sequence TTGGATAATAAACTAGGCACTACAAACTCAGCTCAGCTGGCAGATGCAGAAGAAAAACTGACAAAAAAACAAGCCGCCCTGCTTTTCCAGACAGGAGACTTGTTCAAGATGGAAGTTGGGACATTTGCAGGGCTGTCAGCTATTCACCACTATCTATTTTCCGGTATATATGATTTCGCTGGAAAAATACGTGATGTTAATATTGCAAAGGATAATTTTCAATTTGCGCCTCGTATTTTTTTAGAGCAATCCTTACAGTATATTGACAAACTTCCTCATGACAATTTTGATCAAGTGGTTGATAAGTATGCGGATATGAATATTGCCCATCCTTTCCGTGAGGGGAATGGACGCACAATGCGGATTTGGCTAGATTGTATGCTTCGTGAGAAACTGGGCAAAGTGGTAGACTGGAATGCTATAGATAAGAATGAGTACCTCAATGCCATGAAGCGTAGTGCAGTATCAACTGGAGAACTCAAGTATTTGATCCTCAATAATTTGACGGATGACCTCAGTCAGACCAGTTTCTTTAAGGGAGTGGATGCTTCATACTACTACGAAGGATATAGCCTTTACCAGACAGGGGAGTTATAG